Proteins co-encoded in one Arachis hypogaea cultivar Tifrunner chromosome 13, arahy.Tifrunner.gnm2.J5K5, whole genome shotgun sequence genomic window:
- the LOC112738357 gene encoding protein LAZ1 homolog 2 isoform X3 — protein MVIDIDIISLWNPRLSLACDILRNYYEAFALYSFGRYLIACLGGEGRVVQVLEHESEEQLRKSLLDDSDATHHIQQRSCCNFFRRPSTLGKDLLTIEKFGLVQYMILKTVCAFLALVLELCGVYGDGEFKWYYGYPYIAVILNFSQMWALFCLVQFYNVTHERLEPIKPLAKFISFKAIVFATWWQGVGIALLCTFGVLPKEGKLQTGLQDFLICIEMAIAAIAHVCVFSAKPYHYVPVFERGEFRKETVEATLKIEEGGKEKEALVKETTTQVEAPRTSLKESVQDIVVEGGQRQVVKDVVLTINQAIGPVEKGVTKIQETFHHKTVVSSDEEEEESDIHKEVVEETLTGEGGEIARM, from the exons ATGGTAATTGACATTGAT attatatcTTTGTGGAATCCACGTTTATCACTCGCATGCGACATTTTAAGAAACTACTATGAAGCCTTTGCACTGTATTCTTTTGGCAGATATCTGATTGCTTGTCTTG GTGGAGAAGGAAGAGTTGTACAAGTACTTGAACATGAATCTGAAGAACAACTTAGAAAATCCTTGTTGGATGATTCAGATGCCACTCACCACATACAGCAAAGATCATGTTGTAACTTCTTTAGGCGTCCAAGCACACTTGGAAAAGATCTTCTCACCATAGAAAAATTCGGGCTTGTACAATAT ATGATCCTGAAGACAGTTTGTGCATTCTTAGCATTGGTATTGGAGCTGTGTGGTGtctatggtgatggagaattCAAGTGGTACTATGG CTATCCATATATAGCAGTAATATTGAACTTCAGCCAGATGTGGGCATTATTCTGCCTTGTGCAGTTCTATAATGTTACTCATGAGAGGCTTGAACCAATCAAGCCACTAGCAAAATTCATAAGCTTTAAGGCTATAGTGTTCGCTACTTGGTGGCAAGGCGTAGGTATCGCACTACTGTGCACATTTGGAGTTCTACCCAAAGAGGGAAAATTACAAACTGGATTGCAGGATTTTTTAATTTGCATAGAG ATGGCAATTGCAGCGATTGCTCATGTTTGTGTATTTTCAGCAAAACCATATCATTATGTTCCTGTTTTTGAACGTGGGGAATTCAGAAAGGAAACAGTAGAAGCAACTTTGAAGATAGAGGAAGGGGGCAAGGAGAAAGAAGCTTTGGTCAAAGAGACAACCACTCAAGTTGAGGCTCCAAGAACAAGCCTCAAAGAGAGTGTGCAGGATATTGTTGTTGAAGGTGGTCAAAGA CAGGTTGTGAAGGATGTTGTATTGACAATCAATCAagccataggacctgtggaaaaGGGAGTGACCAAAATTCAGGAAACATTCCACCACAAAACAGTGGTTTCATcagatgaggaggaagaagaatcAGATATACATAAGGAAGTAGTAGAAGAAACTCTTACAGGGGAAGGGGGtgaaattgcaagaatgtaa
- the LOC112738357 gene encoding protein LAZ1 homolog 2 isoform X2 — protein MAPYSISNYEGIYKNVRLPALIIAGCCVLVALVLSILLIWQHLRSYTNPGEQKWIVAVISMVPIYATESIISLWNPRLSLACDILRNYYEAFALYSFGRYLIACLGGEGRVVQVLEHESEEQLRKSLLDDSDATHHIQQRSCCNFFRRPSTLGKDLLTIEKFGLVQYMILKTVCAFLALVLELCGVYGDGEFKWYYGYPYIAVILNFSQMWALFCLVQFYNVTHERLEPIKPLAKFISFKAIVFATWWQGVGIALLCTFGVLPKEGKLQTGLQDFLICIEMAIAAIAHVCVFSAKPYHYVPVFERGEFRKETVEATLKIEEGGKEKEALVKETTTQVEAPRTSLKESVQDIVVEGGQRVVKDVVLTINQAIGPVEKGVTKIQETFHHKTVVSSDEEEEESDIHKEVVEETLTGEGGEIARM, from the exons ATGGCACCCTACAGTATCTCAAACTATGAAGGAATATATAAGAATGTTCGCCTGCCTGCTCTCATAATTGCAGGGTGTTGTGTGCTTGTAGCTCTAGTGCTTTccattcttctcatttggcaaCACCTCCGATCATATACGAATCCCGGA GAACAGAAGTGGATTGTTGCTGTTATTTCTATGGTTCCAATTTATGCTACAGAGTCT attatatcTTTGTGGAATCCACGTTTATCACTCGCATGCGACATTTTAAGAAACTACTATGAAGCCTTTGCACTGTATTCTTTTGGCAGATATCTGATTGCTTGTCTTG GTGGAGAAGGAAGAGTTGTACAAGTACTTGAACATGAATCTGAAGAACAACTTAGAAAATCCTTGTTGGATGATTCAGATGCCACTCACCACATACAGCAAAGATCATGTTGTAACTTCTTTAGGCGTCCAAGCACACTTGGAAAAGATCTTCTCACCATAGAAAAATTCGGGCTTGTACAATAT ATGATCCTGAAGACAGTTTGTGCATTCTTAGCATTGGTATTGGAGCTGTGTGGTGtctatggtgatggagaattCAAGTGGTACTATGG CTATCCATATATAGCAGTAATATTGAACTTCAGCCAGATGTGGGCATTATTCTGCCTTGTGCAGTTCTATAATGTTACTCATGAGAGGCTTGAACCAATCAAGCCACTAGCAAAATTCATAAGCTTTAAGGCTATAGTGTTCGCTACTTGGTGGCAAGGCGTAGGTATCGCACTACTGTGCACATTTGGAGTTCTACCCAAAGAGGGAAAATTACAAACTGGATTGCAGGATTTTTTAATTTGCATAGAG ATGGCAATTGCAGCGATTGCTCATGTTTGTGTATTTTCAGCAAAACCATATCATTATGTTCCTGTTTTTGAACGTGGGGAATTCAGAAAGGAAACAGTAGAAGCAACTTTGAAGATAGAGGAAGGGGGCAAGGAGAAAGAAGCTTTGGTCAAAGAGACAACCACTCAAGTTGAGGCTCCAAGAACAAGCCTCAAAGAGAGTGTGCAGGATATTGTTGTTGAAGGTGGTCAAAGA GTTGTGAAGGATGTTGTATTGACAATCAATCAagccataggacctgtggaaaaGGGAGTGACCAAAATTCAGGAAACATTCCACCACAAAACAGTGGTTTCATcagatgaggaggaagaagaatcAGATATACATAAGGAAGTAGTAGAAGAAACTCTTACAGGGGAAGGGGGtgaaattgcaagaatgtaa
- the LOC112738356 gene encoding uncharacterized protein → MAEEFSRSVEDGLRLAKRIYFGNDRAVAPPKPPASMTKSETGFLPTGPMVYAVINDPAIVDNPDIPSYQPHVHGRCDPPALIPIQMNAIELVAECYLDTALVTLSGTWRLHCVSSVRSSDCRIAVPMGAQGSILGAEVSVNNNRKYYFTQLVDLEGDIRKENWLEARDGGFLKPHIFTFDIPQIDGGSIISVKFRWSQNILCRNDLFSLLVPFTFPDFVNPAGKRMSKKEAMQVKVNAVTGNEFQPHQMSHPLKEKRHSDEGTKVFTYDSNVLSFTKSDFRFSYIVPSSQINGGVLLESPSSGDFGEKEVFCMYLSPGNLQSYKVFRKDIVFVIDISGSMRGKLIEDMKSSLSAALSKLDADDSFSIIAFNGESYQFSSSLELASKDNIEKATEWINMNFVAGGDTNISNPLKTAIEMLSGGRSSVPIVFLVTDGTVEDERQICDMVKKRMVKKEAISPRIYTFGIGPFCNQYFLRMLAAIGRGQHDAALDVDTVQLRMQELLDKASSLILANITVETFDNWDKVELYPSHPPDLSSTGPLVLSGSYKGRFPETVKVKGVLADFNNFDLDVKIRKFKDLPVEKLCARDQIDYLTAKAWLLENKELEQKVVELSLDTGFMSEYTGMTVLGHDLAKSKHKAKLKRKYTTRKRRNIQGEPVILLPNMGIGFGDLTRTMENVQPGCEEPRLPDQAELLVLAASHCCGRLCNHCCCMCCVQCCGKINHQFANAITQLCVGIGCYSCFSCCVDLCCADMDG, encoded by the exons ATGGCCGAGGAGTTCTCGAGGTCCGTGGAGGACGGCCTCCGCCTGGCCAAGCGCATTTACTTCGGCAACGACCGTGCGGTGGCGCCGCCAAAGCCACCGGCATCCATGACGAAGTCGGAGACGGGGTTCCTTCCGACGGGACCAATGGTATACGCTGTGATCAACGACCCTGCAATTGTGGACAACCCGGATATCCCAAGCTACCAGCCTCACGTGCATGGCAGGTGCGACCCCCCGGCCCTTATCCCTATCCAGATGAACGCCATTGAGCTCGTTGCCGAATGTTACCTTGATACCGCTCTCGTTACGCTCTCCGGCACGTGGCGCCTCCATTGCGTCTCCAGCGTCCGCAGCTCAGACTGCCGCATCGCTGTTCCCATGGGTGCGCAG GGTTCAATTCTAGGTGCGGAGGTTAGCGTTAACAATAACAGGAAATACTATTTTACTCAACTAGTTGATCTCGAAGGTGACATTCGCAAGGAGAATTGGTTGGAAGCTCGGGATGGAGGATTTCTCAAGCCTCACATATTTACCTTTGATATACCGCAG ATCGATGGTGGTTCCATTATATCGGTTAAATTTAGATGGTCTCAGAATATACTATGCCGCAATGATCTGTTCTCCTTGCTAGTGCCATTTACCTTTCCTGATTTCGTCAACCCTGCTGGGAAAagaatgtccaaaaaagaagcAATGCAAGTAAAAGTGAATGCCGTTACTGGAAATGAGTTTCAACCTCATCAAATGAGTCATCCTCTAAAG GAAAAGAGGCACAGTGATGAAGGGACCAAGGTTTTCACTTATGATAGCAATGTTCTCTCGTTCACAAAAAGTGATTTCCGGTTTTCATATATT GTCCCTTCAAGTCAAATAAATGGTGGTGTTCTTTTGGAATCTCCATCTTCTGGAGATTTTGGTGAAAAAGAGGTGTTCTGCATGTATCTTTCCCCAGGAAATCTTCAGAGTTATAAG GTATTCAGAAAGGACATTGTATTTGTTATTGACATAAGTGGAAGCATGCGGGGAAAGTTAATCGAGGACATGAAGAGTTCCCTATCAGCTGCTCTCTCTAAGCTTGATGCTGATGATTCATTTAGTATTATAGCATTTAATGGAGAGAGCTACCAATTTTCATCATCGTTGGAATTGGCGTCTAAGGATAACATTGAAAAGGCCACTGAGTGGATTAACATGAACTTTGTTGCAGGAGGTGATACAAATATTTCAAATCCCTTAAAAACG GCAATCGAAATGTTATCTGGTGGTCGAAGTTCAGTTCCAATAGTTTTCCTAGTTACAGATGGAACAGTCGAAGATGAGAGACAAATTTGTGATATGGTAAAGAAAAGGATGGTTAAAAAAGAGGCAATATCTCCTCGAATTTACACTTTCGGAATAG GTCCATTCTGCAATCAATATTTCTTGCGGATGCTTGCTGCGATTGGAAGGGGCCAACATGATGCCGCATTGGATGTAG aTACTGTTCAGCTTCGAATGCAGGAGTTGCTTGACAAAGCTTCTTCTCTCATTCTTGCTAATATTACAGTGGAGACATTCGACAATTGGGACAAGGTTGAG TTGTACCCTTCCCATCCTCCGGATCTTTCATCAACGGGTCCCTTGGTTTTATCTGGAAGTTACAAGGGACGTTTTCCAGAAACGGTTAAAGTTAAAGGTGTCTTGGCCGATTTCAATAATTTTGATTTAGATGTGAAGATACGGAAATTTAAGGACTTGCCTGTAGAAAAG TTATGTGCAAGAGATCAAATAGATTATCTGACTGCAAAAGCATGGCTATTGGAAAATAAAGAATTAGAACAAAAG GTTGTAGAATTGAGCTTAGATACTGGATTTATGTCTGAGTACACAGGTATGACAGTTCTTGGGCATGACCTAGCAAAGAGCAAGCACAAAGCAAAG TTAAAAAGAAAGTACACCACTAGGAAAAGAAGAAACATCCAAGGGGAGCCTGTGATCTTGCTCCCAAACATGGGTATCGGCTTTGGCGACTTGACCAGAACTATGGAGAATGTTCAACCGGGATGCGAAGAACCAAGGTTGCCTGATCAAGCGGAGCTGCTTGTTCTAGCAGCATCACATTGTTGTGGTAGACTATGCAACCATTGTTGTTGCATGTGCTGCGTCCAGTGCTGTGGCAAGATAAACCACCAATTCGCAAATGCAATTACTCAGCTTTGTGTTGGCATAGGATGTTACAGTTGTTTTAGCTGTTGTGTAGATTTGTGCTGTGCTGATATGGATGGATAG
- the LOC112738357 gene encoding protein LAZ1 homolog 2 isoform X1: MAPYSISNYEGIYKNVRLPALIIAGCCVLVALVLSILLIWQHLRSYTNPGEQKWIVAVISMVPIYATESIISLWNPRLSLACDILRNYYEAFALYSFGRYLIACLGGEGRVVQVLEHESEEQLRKSLLDDSDATHHIQQRSCCNFFRRPSTLGKDLLTIEKFGLVQYMILKTVCAFLALVLELCGVYGDGEFKWYYGYPYIAVILNFSQMWALFCLVQFYNVTHERLEPIKPLAKFISFKAIVFATWWQGVGIALLCTFGVLPKEGKLQTGLQDFLICIEMAIAAIAHVCVFSAKPYHYVPVFERGEFRKETVEATLKIEEGGKEKEALVKETTTQVEAPRTSLKESVQDIVVEGGQRQVVKDVVLTINQAIGPVEKGVTKIQETFHHKTVVSSDEEEEESDIHKEVVEETLTGEGGEIARM; this comes from the exons ATGGCACCCTACAGTATCTCAAACTATGAAGGAATATATAAGAATGTTCGCCTGCCTGCTCTCATAATTGCAGGGTGTTGTGTGCTTGTAGCTCTAGTGCTTTccattcttctcatttggcaaCACCTCCGATCATATACGAATCCCGGA GAACAGAAGTGGATTGTTGCTGTTATTTCTATGGTTCCAATTTATGCTACAGAGTCT attatatcTTTGTGGAATCCACGTTTATCACTCGCATGCGACATTTTAAGAAACTACTATGAAGCCTTTGCACTGTATTCTTTTGGCAGATATCTGATTGCTTGTCTTG GTGGAGAAGGAAGAGTTGTACAAGTACTTGAACATGAATCTGAAGAACAACTTAGAAAATCCTTGTTGGATGATTCAGATGCCACTCACCACATACAGCAAAGATCATGTTGTAACTTCTTTAGGCGTCCAAGCACACTTGGAAAAGATCTTCTCACCATAGAAAAATTCGGGCTTGTACAATAT ATGATCCTGAAGACAGTTTGTGCATTCTTAGCATTGGTATTGGAGCTGTGTGGTGtctatggtgatggagaattCAAGTGGTACTATGG CTATCCATATATAGCAGTAATATTGAACTTCAGCCAGATGTGGGCATTATTCTGCCTTGTGCAGTTCTATAATGTTACTCATGAGAGGCTTGAACCAATCAAGCCACTAGCAAAATTCATAAGCTTTAAGGCTATAGTGTTCGCTACTTGGTGGCAAGGCGTAGGTATCGCACTACTGTGCACATTTGGAGTTCTACCCAAAGAGGGAAAATTACAAACTGGATTGCAGGATTTTTTAATTTGCATAGAG ATGGCAATTGCAGCGATTGCTCATGTTTGTGTATTTTCAGCAAAACCATATCATTATGTTCCTGTTTTTGAACGTGGGGAATTCAGAAAGGAAACAGTAGAAGCAACTTTGAAGATAGAGGAAGGGGGCAAGGAGAAAGAAGCTTTGGTCAAAGAGACAACCACTCAAGTTGAGGCTCCAAGAACAAGCCTCAAAGAGAGTGTGCAGGATATTGTTGTTGAAGGTGGTCAAAGA CAGGTTGTGAAGGATGTTGTATTGACAATCAATCAagccataggacctgtggaaaaGGGAGTGACCAAAATTCAGGAAACATTCCACCACAAAACAGTGGTTTCATcagatgaggaggaagaagaatcAGATATACATAAGGAAGTAGTAGAAGAAACTCTTACAGGGGAAGGGGGtgaaattgcaagaatgtaa
- the LOC112738357 gene encoding protein LAZ1 homolog 2 isoform X4, which translates to MIISLWNPRLSLACDILRNYYEAFALYSFGRYLIACLGGEGRVVQVLEHESEEQLRKSLLDDSDATHHIQQRSCCNFFRRPSTLGKDLLTIEKFGLVQYMILKTVCAFLALVLELCGVYGDGEFKWYYGYPYIAVILNFSQMWALFCLVQFYNVTHERLEPIKPLAKFISFKAIVFATWWQGVGIALLCTFGVLPKEGKLQTGLQDFLICIEMAIAAIAHVCVFSAKPYHYVPVFERGEFRKETVEATLKIEEGGKEKEALVKETTTQVEAPRTSLKESVQDIVVEGGQRQVVKDVVLTINQAIGPVEKGVTKIQETFHHKTVVSSDEEEEESDIHKEVVEETLTGEGGEIARM; encoded by the exons ATG attatatcTTTGTGGAATCCACGTTTATCACTCGCATGCGACATTTTAAGAAACTACTATGAAGCCTTTGCACTGTATTCTTTTGGCAGATATCTGATTGCTTGTCTTG GTGGAGAAGGAAGAGTTGTACAAGTACTTGAACATGAATCTGAAGAACAACTTAGAAAATCCTTGTTGGATGATTCAGATGCCACTCACCACATACAGCAAAGATCATGTTGTAACTTCTTTAGGCGTCCAAGCACACTTGGAAAAGATCTTCTCACCATAGAAAAATTCGGGCTTGTACAATAT ATGATCCTGAAGACAGTTTGTGCATTCTTAGCATTGGTATTGGAGCTGTGTGGTGtctatggtgatggagaattCAAGTGGTACTATGG CTATCCATATATAGCAGTAATATTGAACTTCAGCCAGATGTGGGCATTATTCTGCCTTGTGCAGTTCTATAATGTTACTCATGAGAGGCTTGAACCAATCAAGCCACTAGCAAAATTCATAAGCTTTAAGGCTATAGTGTTCGCTACTTGGTGGCAAGGCGTAGGTATCGCACTACTGTGCACATTTGGAGTTCTACCCAAAGAGGGAAAATTACAAACTGGATTGCAGGATTTTTTAATTTGCATAGAG ATGGCAATTGCAGCGATTGCTCATGTTTGTGTATTTTCAGCAAAACCATATCATTATGTTCCTGTTTTTGAACGTGGGGAATTCAGAAAGGAAACAGTAGAAGCAACTTTGAAGATAGAGGAAGGGGGCAAGGAGAAAGAAGCTTTGGTCAAAGAGACAACCACTCAAGTTGAGGCTCCAAGAACAAGCCTCAAAGAGAGTGTGCAGGATATTGTTGTTGAAGGTGGTCAAAGA CAGGTTGTGAAGGATGTTGTATTGACAATCAATCAagccataggacctgtggaaaaGGGAGTGACCAAAATTCAGGAAACATTCCACCACAAAACAGTGGTTTCATcagatgaggaggaagaagaatcAGATATACATAAGGAAGTAGTAGAAGAAACTCTTACAGGGGAAGGGGGtgaaattgcaagaatgtaa